A single Aspergillus chevalieri M1 DNA, chromosome 3, nearly complete sequence DNA region contains:
- the sidC gene encoding nonribosomal siderophore peptide synthase SidC (COG:I;~EggNog:ENOG410PJY1;~InterPro:IPR000873,IPR020845,IPR009081,IPR006162, IPR036736,IPR020806,IPR042099,IPR023213,IPR001242;~PFAM:PF00668,PF00550;~SMCOG1002:AMP-dependent synthetase and ligase;~antiSMASH:Cluster_3.1;~go_function: GO:0003824 - catalytic activity [Evidence IEA];~go_function: GO:0031177 - phosphopantetheine binding [Evidence IEA]), with product MLGSFSQLANITNATHAHLTPAFSAGVSRKTCKTLEVITMIGEKLTQSVADDWGTDMRAYNTYGPAEATVVSTLREFGNESKNIKSANIGWPLDTVSVFVTRNQKQVMKNAVGELALGGPQLSPGYLNQDDVTQAKYVWNEEASQRVYYTGDLVRMLADGSLEYINRVDDLVKLGGIRVELSEISYSLGECHPLVENIETCIINRPDRPAKVVVTFLSAPGAVLEDDKDLLLLSDVAVEIARAASEQAQSVLPDHMIPSVYLVVGSIPQTQSAKTDRRTLQAAYASVDIEDWETRMNPGNGLTDNMVDNQGNATTVSQIVETISALANISTSIITKSSRLGSLGIDSIHAIRLASRLNEAGYRLSVVDVLHCVTVQDLVNLASASTDISRVVVDAFDVEEFNQRWIESVKSKVKDELSVVKATTIQESLLSETMGTYNMYWSNHFVSLDSAVDLTRLRQAWFAVSQKAEALRTGFIPVAEISNVNAQDNFDFSLLQLLYAYPLVDWESIECTDADWRETLDTRLEAVMSKHQANYFRNPPWAVTVLAKGSERIMVFTVHHSIYDGPSLEFIMDDVRSAYGYKPPTRNQMRDALSVVLPTDKRSAETRDFWQTELEKFSQIEAPVWPDLTGKRVAPGTEPEHKFITAEILLTEPVGKLQSAASQLGVSSIASIVRAAWGCVCLAYFGTPAAVFAETLSDRVLDATLENCIGPLLSVVPVPFHHQGTARELLAEQHRISVQSWKHRHIHAREVRKMLKRARGGPLYPAIFTFHITDQQPAGNTSELDIWNAIEDPIGLHVEHPMAVNVFQRPDGALMVEASADSAIISEEQLSIFARQIDAFVSAMIAHPDEPVTQLVQHFPRDLLAVSNQVVSQDVKNSVKLSPTHWLEQYAKTNPDWTAVEAATAISEDGIEKEGMSFGELNTAANRVAAFIASQGHKNRMIAICAGRNLASYPVTIGIYKSGNAYLPIDENLPNDRKAFLVEDGESPIVFTESSFAATFADVPESCRVICIDDPSFQETVASMPSEDTDYESHPDDLSYLLYTSGSTGKPKGVMITRGNLSSFIESLSEFICDISPETMNLGGKGRWIAQASRAFDPHIVEMFFPWRHGMATVTGPRMMLLDNLQLTMSKWEITHGSLVPSVLDQTNTLPEDCPSMVYLSVGGEKISQKVLDTWGLSPNVALANAYGPTEVTIGCTFAHVKPDTNLRNIGPPLTACTGHVFLPGTMTYALRGQTGELCFSGDIVGRGYLNRPDAKGYAAGPDGEKMYRTGDIGRLMPDDSVEYLGRGDDQTKIRGQRLELGEVSEVLRASSTIEIDVATTVVQHPGISRVQLISFVSRSNSVKSRSKAGLGEKGYEVTLLQSDIATLGKELQEACAKKVPSYMVPEIVLPVTFIPLAAMSGKVDMKPLHAIFANLPLPAVLRGNNAGAVDGSAFADRPLNDDERAVVNEICTVVSTDSSIIGPMTNIFEVGIDSLSAINLSVKLRNIGYDASVARVMSNPVVEQLARLPRSTNKANSNAAADELRQKLEAMDTQFRQNAPEAVDLSRVASVRPCLPLQEGLVARSINSEGLQLYVNHIALQLAESVDADQLKNTWQTAATDNEILRTAFAALDQEMVQVLFSADSYEIRWEEEEAANLDEAVAVLNAQQESLSQHIISNISAVPPVRFVLIKSSSTKQPLLLDISIHHALYDGESFSMLIEEIAARYANDSVPERGSPSAFIEHVYSQDLEKAKQHWTTALAGCHPTLFRSDSDVLETSNAHRSLRSKLSHLERCSAALKTTVPSLVQAIFGLLLADLVNAGDVTYGTVLSGRAVSVPGADSVLLPCITTIPGRLDTTGLTTVNEIVATVQKSAVKSLEFQHTSLRHIQRWLKSETPLFDCLFSFIRSTKPSKYDFWSELESHMPADYPFAIEAEADSAADVVHLNCRFSTSFGAAYSAEEFLEKMDAVLSSVVAGENVSLENFNLLQPQSVSSSTASVKWDETAWSAEQLQIQEMVASFCGLDKSAVSKGASFLALGIDSVTAIQFSRNLRDAGFNASSSDVMRFSCVGALAAQLCSQETKEEDNSATPSVDINAYQSHVPVLGPNDSISAMFSCTPLQSSMITGTLGSAGAVYIHPHPVRLADDVDVPRLKESISRIIQANDILRTSFHSIEELGYAWVGAVHTNPALNWHEITLPSTVDPLSEISLMFRFDKETSFAVPPIRSVLVTRPTDKLLVIVMHHALYDGASLPFVFEDLARAYQEDTIFERPQFSDTVNFVLDGQEQATEFWTQKLVGYEVTELLRLPPSESQDQMFMSERRVDLDIANIIEACKAMEVTVQSVSLLAYAKVLTHLLGKRDVVFGQVLAGRSLPTPEAEKTIGPLFNTVAQRVTFEPKFLSNKAMARRLQQLTTDSQIYQHAPLRNVQNRLRHIDGLKSASLFDTLFVFQKSADIDTSVLDGQQIWTPYNADDYAAQAEHKINIEIDHARDGIVARATCNGEYLPQSKLDEALDLFSSVFQDIVEHPTRCTTVIPDGLGELPLRLSLEEVKSPEVEQRETSNVPAHEGLVQEILADAAGVSTDNIAPDTSIFNIGLDSLSAIRIASICRSKGLKAGVADILQGNTLRGISQRIQPTSASNPQAQGPLLLDYNRIESAVLGQLGLQKDAVETILPCLGGQVYHLASWIKSNRTLFEPAWSYFSNERIDEARLEEAWFQLRQRHPILRTCFAVTSPSDAYQVVMKHADNDTFKVISSPLNITEAAKKQATEEGLHPSSLSVPPVRLCLLKASDRDGIQVLINHAAYDAWTMPMFVAELAKLYRGEAPETNPNFPSFVDYSVRSVRGLDESAYWSSVVGSSTPTLIKGGQASGPAEQLFVGAWEKVKNLAEMEDACRSSGLGLQSVVLLAVSRCLARSTGVDSPTMGLYQTGRSASFTDIERLSGPCLNVTPFVVPNAEQSSTGMLEKARDIQSSLAKRVSYEQSSLRDILTRWASTRGTQTPLFNAWVNLLWMQAQPQASDELFEPLRIGVPTDFIPSEPLPPVDETSTSVAALDTSYIPDANVYIDIGPDVSTDSIGFGVRVEGGLLTEGEVQEFVGEIGKEIEGIVSSVR from the coding sequence ATGCTTGGTTCTTTCTCCCAGCTGGCCAACATCACCAACGCAACCCACGCCCACTTGACCCCTGCATTCTCTGCTGGTGTCTCCCGAAAGACCTGCAAGACGCTCGAGGTCATCACCATGATCGGTGAGAAGTTGACCCAGTCCGTTGCCGATGACTGGGGCACAGACATGCGCGCATATAATACGTACGGTCCGGCCGAAGCCACCGTCGTCTCGACACTGCGCGAATTCGGCAACGAGTCGAAGAATATCAAGAGTGCTAACATCGGTTGGCCCCTCGACACCGTCTCCGTCTTTGTCACCCGCAACCAGAAGCAGGTGATGAAGAACGCCGTTGGTGAACTCGCCCTGGGTGGTCCCCAGCTTTCCCCTGGCTACCTGAACCAGGACGACGTCACCCAAGCCAAGTACGTCTGGAACGAGGAGGCTTCCCAACGAGTGTATTACACCGGTGACTTGGTTCGAATGCTTGCTGATGGCTCACTCGAGTACATTAATCGTGTCGACGACCTTGTCAAGCTCGGTGGTATTCGCGTCGAACTGAGTGAGATCAGCTACTCGCTTGGCGAATGCCACCCGCTCGTCGAAAATATCGAGACTTGCATCATCAATCGTCCTGACAGACCTGCCAAGGTGGTTGTTACGTTCCTCTCCGCTCCTGGAGCCGTCTTGGAGGATGACAAGGATCTGTTGTTGCTCAGCGATGTTGCCGTCGAGATTGCCCGTGCTGCTAGCGAGCAGGCCCAATCGGTTCTTCCTGACCACATGATCCCGTCTGTTTATCTCGTTGTCGGCAGCATTCCCCAAACCCAGTCGGCCAAAACCGATCGTCGTACATTGCAAGCTGCATATGCCTCTGTCGATATTGAAGACTGGGAGACCAGAATGAACCCCGGGAACGGTTTGACTGACAACATGGTTGACAACCAAGGCAACGCTACTACTGTATCTCAGATCGTCGAGACCATCTCCGCTCTTGCCAACATTTCGACCTCGATCATTACGAAGAGCAGCAGACTCGGAAGTCTCGGTATCGACTCTATCCACGCCATTCGACTTGCTTCCCGACTCAATGAGGCTGGATATCGCCTTTCCGTTGTCGATGTGCTCCACTGTGTTACTGTCCAGGACCTTGTTAACTTGGCCTCTGCCTCGACTGATATCAGCAGAGTCGTCGTCGATGCTTTTGATGTCGAGGAGTTCAACCAGCGCTGGATCGAATCAGTCAAATCCAAGGTCAAGGATGAACTGTCCGTTGTCAAGGCAACTACGATTCAGGAAAGCTTGCTGAGTGAGACTATGGGTACTTACAACATGTACTGGAGCAACCACTTCGTCTCGCTCGACTCGGCTGTCGACCTCACCCGCCTCAGGCAAGCTTGGTTCGCGGTCAGCCAAAAGGCTGAGGCCTTGCGAACTGGTTTCATCCCTGTCGCAGAAATCAGCAACGTTAATGCTCAAGACAACTTCGACTTCTCTCTCTTGCAACTGCTCTACGCGTACCCTCTTGTCGACTGGGAGAGCATCGAGTGCACTGATGCGGACTGGAGGGAAACTCTTGACACTCGTCTCGAGGCAGTCATGAGCAAGCACCAGGCAAACTACTTCAGAAACCCGCCTTGGGCCGTTACCGTTTTGGCCAAGGGCAGCGAGCGCATCATGGTTTTCACTGTCCACCACTCCATCTACGATGGTCCGTCTCTTGAGTTCATCATGGACGATGTCCGCTCGGCTTACGGCTACAAGCCTCCCACTCGAAACCAGATGCGTGATGCTCTTTCCGTTGTTCTCCCGACCGACAAGCGAAGTGCGGAGACCCGCGACTTCTGGCAGACTGAGCTTGAGAAGTTCTCTCAGATCGAAGCTCCCGTCTGGCCAGACCTGACTGGGAAGCGTGTCGCTCCTGGCACTGAGCCGGAGCACAAGTTTATCACTGCGGAGATTCTGTTGACCGAGCCAGTTGGCAAGCTTCAGTCCGCTGCTAGCCAACTCGGCGTTTCCTCCATCGCTTCGATCGTCCGTGCTGCGTGGGGTTGTGTCTGTCTCGCCTATTTCGGAACCCCAGCCGCTGTTTTCGCCGAAACACTGTCTGACCGTGTTTTGGACGCGACTCTCGAAAACTGCATTGGTCCCCTCCTTTCAGTTGTTCCGGTTCCCTTCCACCATCAGGGAACGGCCCGTGAACTCCTTGCCGAGCAGCACCGGATCTCCGTCCAATCGTGGAAGCACCGCCATATCCATGCGCGCGAGGTCCGGAAGATGCTCAAGCGGGCTCGTGGTGGGCCTTTGTATCCCGCTATCTTCACCTTCCACATCACAGACCAGCAGCCGGCCGGCAACACCTCTGAACTCGACATCTGGAATGCCATCGAGGACCCGATCGGTTTGCACGTCGAACATCCCATGGCTGTCAATGTGTTCCAACGACCGGATGGTGCTCTCATGGTCGAAGCATCTGCCGACAGCGCGATCATCAGCGAAGAGCAGCTGTCGATTTTCGCTCGCCAGATCGACGCCTTTGTCAGTGCAATGATTGCCCATCCTGACGAGCCGGTCACGCAACTTGTACAGCACTTCCCAAGAGACTTGCTCGCTGTTTCGAACCAAGTGGTGAGCCAAGATGTCAAGAACTCGGTCAAACTCAGCCCGACGCATTGGCTGGAGCAGTACGCCAAAACCAATCCTGACTGGACTGCCGTCGAGGCGGCCACGGCCATCAGCGAAGACGGTATTGAGAAAGAGGGCATGTCTTTCGGTGAACTCAATACCGCTGCGAACCGGGTGGCTGCGTTTATCGCATCTCAGGGCCACAAGAACCGAATGATCGCTATTTGTGCCGGTCGAAACCTTGCTTCGTACCCCGTCACCATTGGTATCTACAAGTCTGGCAATGCTTACCTTCCCATCGACGAGAACCTCCCCAACGACCGCAAGGCATTCTTGGTCGAGGATGGTGAATCGCCAATCGTCTTCACCGAGTCGTCCTTTGCTGCGACGTTCGCTGATGTGCCTGAGTCCTGCCGAGTGATCTGTATCGATGACCCGTCCTTCCAAGAGACTGTGGCGTCGATGCCATCCGAGGATACCGACTATGAATCCCACCCCGACGACCTGTCCTACCTGCTCTACACTTCGGGTTCGACCGGTAAGCCTAAGGGTGTCATGATCACCCGAGGCAACCTTTCCTCGTTCATCGAGTCGCTCTCCGAGTTCATCTGCGACATCTCTCCCGAGACCATGAACCTCGGTGGAAAGGGTAGATGGATTGCCCAAGCCAGTCGCGCCTTCGACCCTCACATTGTGGAGATGTTCTTCCCATGGCGCCACGGAATGGCGACCGTGACTGGACCCCGGATGATGCTCCTGGACAACTTGCAATTGACCATGTCCAAGTGGGAGATCACGCACGGCAGTCTTGTCCCATCTGTCCTTGACCAGACCAACACCCTCCCCGAGGATTGTCCCAGCATGGTCTACCTCAGTGTCGGAGGTGAGAAGATCTCCCAGAAGGTCTTGGATACATGGGGTCTCTCGCCGAATGTTGCCCTCGCCAATGCCTACGGTCCCACCGAGGTGACCATTGGATGTACTTTCGCCCACGTCAAGCCGGATACCAACCTTCGTAACATCGGACCCCCACTGACTGCCTGTACCGGTCACGTCTTCCTCCCGGGTACCATGACCTATGCTCTTCGCGGCCAGACTGGTGAACTGTGTTTCTCGGGAGATATTGTCGGTAGGGGCTACCTAAACCGTCCTGATGCGAAGGGATATGCCGCTGGTCCTGATGGTGAAAAGATGTACAGGACTGGTGATATTGGTCGTTTGATGCCCGATGACTCCGTTGAGTACCTTGGACGTGGTGACGACCAGACAAAGATCCGTGGTCAGCGTTTGGAACTTGGTGAGGTTTCGGAGGTTCTGCGCGCGTCCTCGACAATTGAAATCGATGTGGCCACGACTGTTGTTCAGCACCCTGGTATCTCGAGAGTTCAGCTCATCTCTTTCGTCTCCCGCTCGAACTCCGTCAAGTCTCGATCGAAGGCTGGACTGGGTGAGAAGGGCTACGAGGTAACTCTCCTTCAGTCGGACATTGCAACCCTCGGCAAGGAACTTCAGGAGGCTTGCGCGAAGAAGGTGCCGTCTTACATGGTTCCGGAGATCGTTCTGCCAGTGACATTCATCCCGCTTGCCGCTATGTCCGGAAAGGTCGACATGAAACCGCTCCACGCCATCTTCGCCAACCTGCCGCTCCCTGCTGTGCTCCGAGGAAACAATGCTGGGGCCGTTGATGGATCTGCTTTCGCTGACCGCCCTCTCAACGATGACGAACGGGCTGTCGTTAACGAAATCTGCACCGTTGTCTCGACCGATTCTTCTATTATCGGACCTATGACCAATATTTTTGAAGTTGGTATCGACAGTTTGAGCGCTATTAACCTTTCCGTCAAGCTTCGCAACATTGGCTACGATGCTTCTGTCGCCCGTGTCATGAGCAACCCTGTCGTTGAGCAACTCGCACGCTTGCCGAGAAGCACGAATAAGGCCAATAGCAACGCTGCTGCTGATGAGCTGCGCCAGAAGCTCGAAGCTATGGATACCCAGTTCCGCCAGAACGCGCCCGAGGCAGTTGACTTGTCTCGTGTGGCTTCCGTCCGCCCCTGTCTGCCCCTGCAAGAAGGTCTGGTTGCCCGATCGATCAACAGTGAAGGGCTCCAGCTTTACGTCAACCACATTGCTTTGCAGCTCGCGGAGTCTGTCGATGCCGATCAGCTGAAGAACACCTGGCAGACTGCTGCTACCGATAATGAAATTCTGCGTACCGCATTCGCTGCTCTGGACCAGGAGATGGTGCAGGTTCTCTTCTCCGCGGACTCGTATGAGATCCGatgggaggaagaggaagccgCAAACCTGGACGAAGCTGTCGCAGTCCTCAACGCGCAGCAAGAGTCCCTCTCCCAGCACATTATCTCCAACATTTCCGCTGTTCCGCCTGTGCGATTTGTTCTGATCAAGTCTTCCTCTACAAAGCAGCCTCTGCTCCTTGACATCTCGATCCACCATGCTCTCTACGATGGTGAATCGTTCTCAATGCTGATTGAGGAAATTGCTGCCCGTTACGCCAACGACTCGGTTCCTGAGAGAGGCTCACCATCTGCTTTTATTGAGCACGTCTACTCTCAGGACTTGGAGAAGGCTAAGCAGCACTGGACGACTGCGCTCGCTGGATGCCATCCCACGCTCTTCCGATCGGATTCGGATGTTTTGGAGACATCCAACGCTCACCGGTCGCTCCGGAGCAAGCTCTCGCATTTGGAACGCTGCTCGGCAGCTCTTAAAACTACCGTGCCTTCCCTCGTGCAGGCTATCTTTGGTCTTCTTTTGGCTGACCTGGTGAACGCTGGTGATGTTACCTACGGTACTGTGCTGTCCGGTAGGGCAGTCTCGGTGCCGGGCGCtgattctgttcttcttccctgcATCACGACAATCCCCGGCCGTCTCGACACCACCGGCCTGACCACCGTCAACGAAATTGTCGCGACCGTCCAGAAATCGGCCGTCAAGTCTCTCGAGTTCCAGCATACTTCCCTCCGTCACATTCAACGCTGGCTCAAGTCTGAGACGCCTCTCTTCGACTGCCTGTTCTCGTTCATCCGAAGCACGAAGCCATCCAAGTACGACTTCTGGAGTGAGCTTGAAAGCCATATGCCCGCCGACTACCCGTTCGCCATTGAGGCTGAGGCCGATTCGGCAGCGGACGTTGTCCACCTCAACTGCCGCTTCTCGACGTCGTTCGGTGCTGCTTACAGCGCGGAGGAGTTCCTCGAGAAGATGGACGCTGTCTTGTCAAGCGTCGTGGCTGGAGAAAATGTCTCGTTGGAGAACTTCAATCTTTTGCAGCCTCAGTCCGTTTCTTCGTCGACTGCCTCTGTCAAATGGGATGAAACCGCCTGGTCCGCTGAACAACTGCAGATTCAGGAGATGGTTGCCAGCTTCTGCGGTCTGGACAAGTCTGCCGTTTCCAAGGGCGCCTCTTTCTTGGCCCTTGGTATCGATTCCGTGACTGCCATTCAATTCTCTCGAAACCTGCGCGATGCTGGGTTCAACGCTTCCTCGTCGGACGTCATGAGATTCTCTTGCGTGGGTGCGTTGGCTGCTCAGCTTTGCTCGCAGGAGACGAaggaggaagacaattctgCAACTCCGTCCGTTGACATCAATGCTTACCAGTCTCACGTCCCTGTCCTCGGACCAAACGACTCTATTTCCGCCATGTTCTCGTGCACTCCTTTGCAGTCCTCTATGATCACCGGAACCCTTGGCTCTGCCGGGGCTGTCTACATCCATCCGCACCCGGTTCGTCTTGCCGATGATGTGGACGTCCCTCGACTCAAGGAATCGATCAGCCGGATTATCCAAGCAAATGATATCCTCCGGACGTCCTTCCACTCTATCGAGGAGCTCGGATATGCCTGGGTTGGAGCCGTGCACACTAACCCAGCTCTGAACTGGCATGAGATTACTCTTCCCTCCACCGTCGACCCCTTGTCCGAGATCTCTTTGATGTTCCGCTTCGACAAGGAAACTTCCTTCGCAGTGCCCCCGATCCGATCTGTTTTGGTTACTCGTCCCACCGACAAGCTTCTGGTGATCGTTATGCACCACGCGCTGTACGACGGTGCTTCGTTGCCTTTCGTCTTCGAAGACCTCGCCAGAGCCTACCAGGAGGACACTATTTTCGAGCGACCGCAGTTTTCTGACACCGTCAACTTCGTTCTCGACGGCCAAGAGCAGGCGACCGAATTCTGGACCCAGAAACTCGTTGGCTATGAAGTTACCGAGCTCCTTCGCCTTCCACCCTCCGAGTCGCAAGATCAGATGTTCATGTCCGAACGTCGCGTTGATCTTGACATTGCGAACATTATCGAGGCCTGCAAAGCGATGGAGGTCACTGTCCAAAGTGTGTCGCTCCTGGCATACGCCAAGGTCTTGACGCATCTTCTTGGCAAGCGAGATGTTGTCTTCGGACAGGTTCTCGCCGGACGGTCTCTGCCAACACCCGAAGCAGAGAAGACGATCGGTCCTTTGTTCAACACCGTCGCCCAGCGAGTCACCTTCGAGCCTAAGTTCTTGAGTAACAAGGCCATGGCTCGTCGTCTGCAGCAACTAACCACTGACTCTCAAATTTACCAGCACGCTCCTTTGAGAAATGTTCAGAACCGCCTGAGACACATCGACGGTCTGAAGTCCGCCTCGCTTTTCGACACTCTCTTCGTTTTCCAAAAGAGTGCTGATATCGATACTTCTGTGCTTGACGGACAGCAAATCTGGACGCCTTACAATGCCGACGATTACGCAGCACAAGCGGAACACAAGATCAACATCGAGATCGACCACGCTCGGGACGGAATTGTGGCCAGAGCTACTTGCAATGGCGAGTATCTGCCTCAATCCAAGCTCGACGAAGCCCTTGACCTTTTCAGCTCCGTGTTCCAGGACATTGTTGAGCACCCTACACGGTGCACGACCGTTATCCCCGACGGACTGGGAGAGTTGCCGCTTCGACTTTCTCTGGAGGAGGTGAAGAGCCCCGAGGTTGAGCAGCGTGAGACGTCTAACGTCCCTGCCCATGAGGGCCTTGTTCAAGAAATTCTTGCCGACGCCGCTGGTGTTTCCACTGACAATATCGCTCCCGATACGAGCATTTTCAACATTGGTCTGGACTCTCTTTCCGCGATTCGCATTGCCTCGATCTGTCGCTCAAAGGGTTTGAAGGCCGGCGTCGCCGACATCTTGCAAGGAAACACGCTCCGTGGTATCAGCCAGCGTATCCAGCCAACCTCCGCATCGAACCCACAAGCTCAAGGCCCGCTTCTCCTTGACTACAACCGTATCGAGTCTGCAGTGCTTGGACAACTTGGATTGCAGAAGGACGCGGTTGAGACCATTCTTCCTTGTCTTGGTGGACAGGTGTACCACTTGGCCAGCTGGATCAAGTCCAACAGAACCCTGTTCGAGCCTGCCTGGTCGTACTTCAGCAACGAACGCATTGACGAGGCGCGACTCGAGGAGGCCTGGTTCCAGCTCCGTCAACGCCACCCGATTCTGAGAACCTGCTTCGCCGTCACTTCCCCATCCGACGCTTACCAGGTCGTCATGAAGCACGCCGATAACGACACCTTTAAGGTCATCAGCTCTCCTCTGAACATCACCGAAGCTGCCAAGAAGCAAGCGACAGAAGAAGGGCTGCACCCGTCGTCCTTGTCCGTTCCGCCTGTCCGCCTCTGCCTCCTGAAGGCCAGCGACCGCGATGGAATCCAAGTCCTGATCAACCACGCTGCCTACGATGCCTGGACGATGCCCATGTTCGTTGCTGAACTTGCCAAGCTCTACCGCGGAGAGGCGCCTGAGACTAACCCCAACTTCCCGTCGTTTGTCGACTATTCGGTGCGCTCTGTTCGTGGTCTCGACGAATCGGCTTACTGGTCGTCTGTCGTTGGTTCCAGCACCCCAACCTTGATCAAGGGTGGTCAAGCTTCCGGACCTGCGGAGCAGCTGTTCGTCGGTGCGTGGGAAAAAGTCAAGAACCTCGCGGAGATGGAGGACGCCTGCCGCTCTTCAGGACTCGGTCTTCAAAGTGTTGTTCTGCTCGCCGTTTCGCGTTGCCTCGCTCGCTCGACTGGTGTCGACAGCCCGACAATGGGATTGTACCAGACCGGACGATCCGCCTCCTTCACCGACATCGAGCGTCTTTCTGGACCTTGCCTGAACGTTACTCCGTTCGTCGTCCCCAACGCAGAACAGTCGAGCACCGGAATGCTTGAGAAGGCCCGCGACATCCAGTCCTCCCTCGCCAAGCGTGTCAGCTACGAACAAAGCTCTCTGCGCGACATCCTCACTCGCTGGGCCAGTACCAGGGGCACTCAAACGCCCCTCTTCAACGCCTGGGTCAACCTCCTCTGGATGCAAGCACAGCCCCAGGCCAGCGACGAACTCTTTGAGCCTCTTCGCATCGGTGTTCCGACGGACTTCATCCCGTCGGAGCCTCTGCCTCCTGTGGATGAGACGTCGACTTCGGTCGCTGCTTTGGATACGTCATACATTCCTGATGCGAATGTCTACATTGATATTGGTCCTGATGTTAGTACGGACTCGATTGGATTCGGTGTGAGGGTTGAAGGTGGTCTTTTGACCGAGGGTGAGGTACAGGAGTTTGTGGGTGAGATTGGAAAGGAGATTGAGGGAATTGTTTCTTCGGTGCGTTAG